One genomic region from Mesorhizobium terrae encodes:
- a CDS encoding LysR family transcriptional regulator: MNWDDVRIFLAVARSGQILGAAKRLELNHATVSRRIAALEEALRTKLFRRLTTGSELTPAGERFLDIAERMEAEMIAARSTVAGEGDDISGTVRIGAPDGFGVAYLAPRLGALTALHRELTIQLVPVPRSFSLSRREADIAITVERPTEGRLVAGKLVDYTLGLYASRAYAEKHGLPASKAELQQHPLIGYVPDLIVSQSLDYAAEFSPDWHSTFAISSALGQAEAVRSGAGVGILHTFVARSMPELVPVEAATPIRRAYWLVYHESVRQLRRIQVVAAFIAGLVEKDRALFL; this comes from the coding sequence ATGAATTGGGATGACGTGCGTATCTTCCTGGCCGTGGCCCGCTCGGGCCAGATCCTGGGCGCCGCAAAACGCCTCGAGTTGAACCATGCCACGGTCTCGCGGCGCATCGCCGCGCTCGAAGAGGCCTTGCGGACCAAACTGTTTCGCCGGCTTACCACCGGTTCCGAGCTGACGCCGGCCGGAGAACGCTTCCTCGACATTGCCGAGCGCATGGAAGCGGAGATGATCGCCGCGCGCTCGACGGTGGCCGGCGAAGGCGACGACATTTCCGGCACCGTGCGCATCGGCGCGCCCGACGGCTTCGGCGTCGCCTATCTCGCGCCGCGGCTTGGCGCGCTGACCGCACTGCATCGCGAACTCACGATCCAACTCGTGCCGGTGCCGCGCTCCTTCTCGCTGTCGCGCCGAGAGGCCGACATCGCGATCACCGTCGAACGGCCGACCGAGGGGCGACTGGTTGCCGGCAAGCTGGTCGATTACACGCTCGGCCTCTATGCCTCGCGCGCCTATGCCGAAAAGCACGGCCTGCCGGCGAGCAAGGCCGAACTGCAGCAACATCCGTTGATCGGCTATGTGCCTGACCTCATCGTCAGCCAGTCGCTCGACTACGCGGCCGAGTTCAGTCCGGACTGGCATTCCACTTTCGCCATCTCCTCGGCGCTCGGCCAGGCGGAGGCGGTACGGTCCGGTGCTGGCGTCGGCATCCTGCATACTTTCGTCGCCCGCTCAATGCCGGAACTGGTCCCCGTGGAAGCAGCCACCCCGATCCGCCGCGCCTACTGGCTGGTCTATCATGAAAGTGTCCGCCAGCTGCGGCGCATTCAGGTCGTCGCCGCCTTCATTGCCGGGCTCGTTGAAAAGGACCGCGCCCTGTTTTTGTAA
- a CDS encoding CoA-acylating methylmalonate-semialdehyde dehydrogenase, with protein sequence MIEYGHFVGGKRVAGTSGRKQDVMQPMDGSVRGTVALASKSELRAAVENAKAAQIKWAAVNPQRRVRVLMKFLELANREYDSLAEILAREHGKTIADAKGDIQRGLEVVEVCIGAPHMMKGEFTDGAGPGIDVYSMRQPLGVVAGITPFNFPAMIPLWKIAPAIACGNAFILKPSERDPGVPLRIAELFIEAGLPEGVLNVVNGDKEVVDAILDDPDIKAIGFVGSTPIAQYIYSRGCAAGKRVQCFGGAKNHMIIMPDADMDQTVDALIGAGYGSAGERCMAISVAVPVGNDTANRLMEKLIPRVESLKVGPSTDSSADFGPVVTAQALERIKGYVDIGVKEGAKLVVDGRGFKMQGYENGYYMGGCLFDNVTPDMRIYQEEIFGPVLSVVRAPRYEDAIKLANDHEMGNGVAIFTRDGDAARDFASRVQVGMIGINVPIPVPIAYYTFGGWKASSFGDLNQHGPDAFRFYTKTKTVTSRWPSGVKDGAEFVIPTMN encoded by the coding sequence ATGATCGAATACGGTCATTTCGTCGGTGGCAAGCGCGTCGCCGGTACGAGCGGACGCAAGCAGGACGTGATGCAGCCGATGGACGGCTCGGTGCGCGGCACGGTCGCGCTGGCCTCCAAGTCGGAGCTGCGCGCCGCTGTCGAAAACGCCAAGGCGGCACAGATAAAGTGGGCGGCGGTCAATCCGCAGCGCCGCGTGCGCGTGCTGATGAAGTTCCTGGAACTCGCCAACCGCGAATATGACTCGCTGGCCGAAATCCTGGCGCGTGAGCACGGCAAGACCATCGCCGACGCCAAGGGCGACATCCAGCGCGGCCTCGAAGTGGTCGAGGTCTGCATCGGCGCGCCGCATATGATGAAGGGCGAGTTCACCGACGGCGCCGGCCCCGGCATCGACGTCTATTCGATGCGGCAGCCGCTCGGTGTCGTCGCCGGCATCACCCCGTTCAATTTCCCGGCGATGATCCCGCTCTGGAAGATCGCCCCCGCGATCGCCTGCGGCAACGCTTTCATCCTGAAGCCTTCCGAGCGCGATCCGGGCGTGCCGCTGCGCATCGCCGAGCTGTTCATCGAGGCCGGCCTGCCGGAGGGCGTTCTCAACGTCGTCAACGGCGATAAGGAAGTGGTCGACGCCATCCTCGACGATCCGGACATCAAGGCCATCGGCTTCGTCGGCTCGACGCCGATCGCGCAATACATCTACTCGCGCGGCTGCGCGGCCGGAAAGCGCGTGCAGTGCTTCGGCGGCGCCAAGAACCACATGATCATCATGCCCGATGCCGACATGGACCAGACGGTCGATGCGCTGATCGGCGCCGGCTACGGTTCGGCTGGCGAGCGCTGCATGGCGATCTCGGTTGCGGTTCCGGTCGGCAACGATACCGCGAACCGGCTGATGGAAAAGCTGATCCCGCGCGTCGAGAGCCTCAAGGTCGGTCCGTCGACCGATTCGTCGGCCGATTTCGGCCCGGTGGTGACCGCGCAGGCGCTGGAGCGCATCAAGGGTTACGTCGACATCGGCGTCAAGGAAGGCGCCAAGCTCGTCGTCGACGGTCGCGGCTTCAAGATGCAGGGCTACGAGAACGGCTACTATATGGGTGGCTGCCTGTTCGACAATGTGACGCCGGACATGCGCATCTATCAGGAAGAGATCTTCGGGCCGGTGCTTTCGGTGGTGCGCGCCCCGCGCTACGAGGACGCGATCAAGCTCGCCAACGACCATGAGATGGGCAATGGCGTCGCCATCTTCACCCGCGACGGCGATGCGGCGCGCGATTTCGCCAGCCGCGTGCAGGTCGGCATGATCGGCATCAACGTGCCGATCCCGGTGCCGATCGCCTATTACACCTTCGGTGGTTGGAAGGCGTCGTCCTTCGGCGATCTCAAC